The genomic segment GCCCTCAGCCCCTCCACCATGACGTGCCGGCGCTCGTCGAAGACGCTGCGGAACCGCCGCGCGTCGTCGCCGGCTTCGCGCAGGGCGGCCACCCCGGCCCACTGGACGAACTCGTTCGTCGAGATGAAGAAGTTCCCGGCGAGTGTCTGCAGGGCGCGGACGTGCTCGCGCGGGGCGATGAGGTAGCCGAGCCTCCAGCCCGTCATCGCGAAGGCCTTGGAAAAGCCATTCAACACGAACGCCCGGTCGGTGAATTCCAGCATCGTGCGATCGCGGCCGACGTAGGACAGGCCGTGGTAGATCTCGTCGGACACCACGAACAGATCGCGCTCCTGGGCGAGGTCGGCGATCGCGGCCAGGCGTTCGGGCTGCAGCACGGTGCCCGTCGGGTTGGCCGGGGAGTTGACCACGATGGCGCGCGTGCGCGGCCCCAGGCGTTCGCGGATGGCCTCGGCCCGGTACTGAAACGCATCCTCCTCGCTCACGCCGACCCAGGCCGGCACTCCCCCCGCGTAGCGGACGAAGTTAGGGTAGCAGGCATAGGAGGGGTCGGAGAGCACCACCTCGTCTCCGGCGTCCAGCAGATAACCGAAGAGCAAGAGCATCGCGGGAGACGTGCCCGGCGTGACGAGGATCTGGTCGGGCGACACCGCGACGCCATAGGTGCAGGCGTAGTGCTCGGCGATCGCCTCCCGGAGCGGCAGGATCCCCAGGCTGGCGGTGTAGCGCGTGCGGCCGTCCTTGATGGCCCGGGTGGCGGCTTCCACGATGGCCGGTGGGGTGTCGAAGTCGGGCTCGCCGAACTCCAGGTGAACGACGTCCGCCCCCGCCCGCTCCAGAGCCTGGGCCCGCTCGAAGACCTCTACGGCCAGGAAGGGCTCGATCGTGGACGAGCGGCGCGCCGGCCTCGGCGTCATCCGCCG from the Candidatus Methylomirabilota bacterium genome contains:
- a CDS encoding pyridoxal phosphate-dependent aminotransferase, which translates into the protein MTPRPARRSSTIEPFLAVEVFERAQALERAGADVVHLEFGEPDFDTPPAIVEAATRAIKDGRTRYTASLGILPLREAIAEHYACTYGVAVSPDQILVTPGTSPAMLLLFGYLLDAGDEVVLSDPSYACYPNFVRYAGGVPAWVGVSEEDAFQYRAEAIRERLGPRTRAIVVNSPANPTGTVLQPERLAAIADLAQERDLFVVSDEIYHGLSYVGRDRTMLEFTDRAFVLNGFSKAFAMTGWRLGYLIAPREHVRALQTLAGNFFISTNEFVQWAGVAALREAGDDARRFRSVFDERRHVMVEGLRAVGLGVAREPTGAFYVLANARRYTGDSTSFVYEMLESARVAVTPGAAFGANAEGYLRFSYAAALERIQEGLRRLGPFLAARG